The Anaerotignum propionicum DSM 1682 sequence GGAGTTTTGGGAGTATCTGTTAAGGTCTTGAGAAAATTTGATCAGACTGACTCCAAAATAGGAATGCGGGAAACGAAAAAGGGACTGCCTTTTGCAGTCTCTTTTTTCTGTATGCAAATAATTGACGATTGAAGGATTAACCGTTTTATCTGATAATTACAAGTGGGATAGTAAAAATGTAATTTAATTCTTGCATTTCTAATGATTTTGCATATTATATTAGGTTTTTCATGAAAATATATGTGAAAAGAATAGATAAACATTAAGAAAAAGTGCCAGAAAATTATAATTAATTATAAAAAATATATGATTGAAAATTATTTTTTGTATGAATTGTACATTGAATTTTTTGTGTCGGAACAATAATTATAAAATATATGCTCATCTGTAAAAATAATGTCTCTTTATTGGGAAATACCCACAAATTGGCAAAAAAAGTCGTTTTTGTCCTCAATTGAATTGAATAATGAATTCAATTGTGATAGTTTAGGAGTATACCTTTTTATAAGTGTTTTAGTTTACATACAAAATTTCCAGAACATGCAAATATTAGGCGTACTTTGATAAGTTTATAAATTTATAATATCTACAATTATAAAAAGATAGGGCTTGTATAATATTTTCTTTTTACATAGCAAGAACATAAATAAATGAACATTATTTTGAGCAAATGCTCAAAATTTACAGCTTTGCTGTTTCTGTTTATACGAAAATTACATCTGTATAGGAGTATTTTAGATGAAGGAGGGAGAATAAGAATTTTTTAGAATAACTTTAAAGTTTTCATTTTTAAGCAGTAAATTTTCTCCTAGTTTTCGTTAAGCAGTTTGTATTGGTGTAGGGATATGTACCTCTAAAGACCTACAAAAATAAAGATACTTCCGATAAAATAATTTTATGGTATCCCACGAGACGAACCAAATTTGGCGTATAATTCGGTACCGTTCGTAAGGCAGGAAATCAGAAAAGACAGAAAAACAAAGAAAGAGGTAATGATATGAAATTTTTTACAAAAAGTATTGCAAGAAAAATGATTATTACAACACTTATTCCTTCACTGATTTTATTTTTGATTCTTATTTTTGCTGTTTCTTCGCGGTTAAAAAGTAGTATTAGTGAACAGACAAATCAGGTTGTAAAAGAAAGTTCCATTAGCGCATCATGGCAGGTTAGTCAGTATCTTTCATCATATCAGTCCATTGCGAAAACAGCTTCCAACAATACGTTGTTTAAGAATTTCATGCTGGAGGCGAAAGAAGGAACAAAGATGTCTGATTTACCCGATTACCCTGCAGTATTAAACGAATTAAAGAAAATTGCTGGTGTTGATTCAATGAATATTCTTTCGGTCTGGTTGGGAGACCTTGATACCAGCCAATGTATCGGCTCCGATAATTATGTGTCTGATGAAACTTGGGTGATTACACAGCGTCCATGGTTTATTAAAATGATGCAAAAGAAGGGGTTATCATTATCCGATCCTTATTTAGATTCAAGTACAGGTGAATTGGTGGTATCCGTTACAATTCCAGTTTATGATAATGGTGAAATGGTTGGTGCCGTTGGCATTGACATTTTGCTTTCTCAGCTAAAATCCATATTAAGCAGCTTGCGATTGGGCGATCATGGTTACTATTGTTTTATAACAGAAAACAATGTAATTTTATATCATCCAAATCCAGAGCTTGTAATGAAATCTGTTGATGAGCTTAATGCTGATGATATTCAGAAAAATTTTATGAAAACCGTTTCTACCAATGTTGTGGAATATCAGTATAATGGTGAAGAACTAATCGGCTTTAATTCTTCAGTTGGCAATACCGGTTGGAAGGTAGTTTCTGCTATTTCAAAAGAAGAGGTAGATAGGCCTTATGTTCAGATGAAGGCGCTAATGTATTCCATTTTAAGTATTGTATTGTTGGTTCTCTGTGCAGTTATTTATATTTCCTCAAAACGAATTGTATTGCCTTTACGTAAACTGGCGGCAGCCTCGAATAAAATAGCAGCTGGTGATCTTGATATTGAGCTGGATGTAAAGAGTAGTGATGAAACAGCAATACTTACAGAGTCCTTTGATAAAACAGTGGTACGTTTAAAAGGCTATATTGCTTACATAAATGAAATTGCCGAATTACTGAATCAAATAGGAAATGGAAACTTCAAGCTTGAGTTTAAACAAGACTATGATGGCGAGTTTGCGGCAATTAAAGAGGCTTTAATCTCAACAACGGAAATGATGAGTGAGACCTTATCTCAAATCAATTTGGCGGCACAGCAGGTTGCTTCTGGTTCAGATCAAGTTTCCAGCGGAGCCCAAGCCCTTTCTCA is a genomic window containing:
- a CDS encoding methyl-accepting chemotaxis protein yields the protein MKFFTKSIARKMIITTLIPSLILFLILIFAVSSRLKSSISEQTNQVVKESSISASWQVSQYLSSYQSIAKTASNNTLFKNFMLEAKEGTKMSDLPDYPAVLNELKKIAGVDSMNILSVWLGDLDTSQCIGSDNYVSDETWVITQRPWFIKMMQKKGLSLSDPYLDSSTGELVVSVTIPVYDNGEMVGAVGIDILLSQLKSILSSLRLGDHGYYCFITENNVILYHPNPELVMKSVDELNADDIQKNFMKTVSTNVVEYQYNGEELIGFNSSVGNTGWKVVSAISKEEVDRPYVQMKALMYSILSIVLLVLCAVIYISSKRIVLPLRKLAAASNKIAAGDLDIELDVKSSDETAILTESFDKTVVRLKGYIAYINEIAELLNQIGNGNFKLEFKQDYDGEFAAIKEALISTTEMMSETLSQINLAAQQVASGSDQVSSGAQALSQGATEQASSIEELSATINDISTQIMKTADNATKAKDIALKSSNATLRGQEQMKQMVEAMDEISRASNEIGKIIKNIDDIAFQTNILALNAAVEAARAGNAGRGFAVVADEVRNLASKSAESAKNTSALIENALRAIEKGTKIVDVTANSLQEIVQGAEQSAEIIQYISDASNEQANSINQVNLGVEQISAVVQTNSATAEEEAAASEELSAQAQLLNELLSKFLLESTESRSDHFSDVMNTENFEDLDFIEEDADEDEIDESKDSDESKDIDDDEYKY